A stretch of DNA from Gimesia chilikensis:
CGATGCCCGTGACGCGCAAAAGGTCAATCAGCCCGGTCCTGTATTGGCAGACTGATCTCAGACGCGATGATGATTTCAATCCTGTCGGCACGGCTGGTGCCGACGATTAAATAACCCGCTATTAATCAATTGACAACTTTGAGACTTTATTTTGGAGAGAAAGTATGAAACGCAATCAAGTATGGGGCTTAACCCTGGCGTTCCTGGCAAGCCTCTGTCTGGCAGGTTCTGTGCAGGCTGGAGAAACTGGCTGGGTCGAGCTGTTCAACGGCAAGAATCTCGAAGGCTGGACACAGCATAACGGAACGGCGACCTATAAGGTTGAAGATGGGACGATCGTAGGAACGACCTCTGAAGGCAGCCCCAACTCGTTCATGTGCACCAAAAAGAACTACGGCGATTTCGAACTGGAGTTCGAAGTCAAGGTGGCAGATGAACTGAACTCGGGTTGTCAGATTCGCAGCCAGCAGAAGGACGGTGATGGTCGCGTGAATGGTCCCCAGGTTGAGATCGAAGCCAGCGGTAAGAACGGAGCCGAAGCCGGTTATGTGTATGGTGAAGCTACCGGTCGGGGCTGGTTAACTCCCGAGGATCGTCTGAAGCCACATAAAAACATGAAAGATGGCGAGTGGAACAAGTTTCGGATCGTTGCCAAAGGTCCTCGGATCCAGACCTGGATCAATGGTAAGCAGATCGAAGATCTGACGGACGAAGCGATCTATAAGACGCATCCCACAGGCTTCATCGGCCTGCAGGTACACGGCATCAAGAAGGGGACCGGTCCTTATTCGGTTGCCTGGAAAAACATTCGGATCAAAGAACTCGACTAGTTCTGAAGACCGAAACTGAAATAAAAACAGGCCGGCAGGATAGATCTCCTGTCGGCCTGTTTTGTTTTGCGAGTACTGAATTCGTTCTATTCAGGTACGTTTGCGGCTTTATATTCTTCCGCTTTGCGGGCAGCGAGAGCATCCAGAATGGGGGTGATGCCCGCATCGAGGGCGATCATTTCTGCATCATCTGCGGTCCGCCATTTGGTTTCGATTTCGCCGTTCTTGAGTCCCTTGCCGCCGATGACGACGCGATAAGGAATCCCAATCAGGTCGGCGTCATTGAATTTGACACCTGGCCGGGCGTTACGGTCGTCAAAGAGGACGTCGACGCCGGCTGCTTTGAGCTCTTCATAGTAGCGCTCCGCGGTCTGCATGACTTCGTCATCCTTGATATTCAACGGAATGACAAGCACCTCGTAGGGAGCAATTGAAAGCGGCCAGATCAGGCCTTTGTCATCATGCTTTGTCTCAGCGAGGCCGGCGATGATGCGGTTTATCCCGATGCCGTAGCAACCCATAATAATCGGATGCCGTTTCTCTTTCTCATCCAGAAAGTCGGCGTCGAGGGCTTCCGTGTATTTGGTGCCCAGTTTGAAGACGTGACCGACTTCGATGCCATGCACGATCGCCAGAGGTTCCCCACTTTTGGGGCAGGGATCGCCGGCGGCAGCGTTACGCAGGTCGTAGGTGGTTTCCAGTTCGTAATCCCGGCCCACGTTCACATTCACCAAATGGGCGTCGGCTTCGTTCGCACCAGTGATGGCATTCGCGATCAGGGGGATGTCATGGTCGGCGATGATCTTGCATTTGATTCCCACAGGACCGGCGAAACCGGTGGGGGCACCTGTGACTTCCCGGATGGTCTTGTCATCAGCCAGTTCGACAGTGGTCGCACCCAGGGCACGGCGAATCTTGCCTTCGTTGGCTTCATGGTCGCCGCGAATCAGGACAGCCACTGGTTCGTCATCAGCCTGGTAGATCAGCGTTTTGATCATCTGTGAGGGTTCACAGCTCAGCATCTGGCTGACCTGCTCAATGCTGGTTGCCCCAGGAGTGGCCTGTTTTTCCATAGTCCCGGCATCAGCGGAGGTTTTGATTTCAGGGGTGGGACGACCGGTGTCGGCCCGTTCCATGTTGGCTGCGTATCCAGAGGCTTCGCAGTAAACGATCGAGTCCTCGCCGTTTTCGGCGGGGATCATGAATTCGTGCGAGGCATCGCCGCCGATGGGGCCACTTTCTGCTTCTACGGGCAGATACTTCAGACCACAGCGGGCAAAGATGCGGCAGTAAGCGCGGTACATGCGGTCGTAGATTTCATCCAGCTGCTCTACGGAAGAGCTGAAGCTGTAGGCGTCTTTCATCAGGAACTCACTGGTTCGCAGCACGCCGAAGCGGGGGCGTTCTTCGTTGCGGAACTTGGTTTGAATCTGATAAACGGTCAGCGGCAGCTGTTTGTAACTGCTGATACAGTGGCTGATCAGGTCGGTGACGACCTCTTCGTGTGTGGGCCCAAGTGCCATGGGGATCTGACGGTTTCCACGAGGGACGTTGAACTGGATCAGTACGGAGCCAAATGCGTCTTTCCGCTGAGTGCGTTCAAACAGACCCAGGGGTTGCAGAGCGGGCATGTGGAGTTCTGCCGCGCCGGCGGCGTCCATCTCTTCTCGCACAATCTGAGCTGCTTTCTGGATCGATTTCCAGCCCAGGGGGAGGTAGGTATAAGCGCCTGCCATCAACTGTCGGATCA
This window harbors:
- a CDS encoding DUF1080 domain-containing protein, with the translated sequence MKRNQVWGLTLAFLASLCLAGSVQAGETGWVELFNGKNLEGWTQHNGTATYKVEDGTIVGTTSEGSPNSFMCTKKNYGDFELEFEVKVADELNSGCQIRSQQKDGDGRVNGPQVEIEASGKNGAEAGYVYGEATGRGWLTPEDRLKPHKNMKDGEWNKFRIVAKGPRIQTWINGKQIEDLTDEAIYKTHPTGFIGLQVHGIKKGTGPYSVAWKNIRIKELD
- a CDS encoding proline--tRNA ligase, with protein sequence MRWSNTLIPTIKEVPSDAEIPSHQLMLRAGLIRQLMAGAYTYLPLGWKSIQKAAQIVREEMDAAGAAELHMPALQPLGLFERTQRKDAFGSVLIQFNVPRGNRQIPMALGPTHEEVVTDLISHCISSYKQLPLTVYQIQTKFRNEERPRFGVLRTSEFLMKDAYSFSSSVEQLDEIYDRMYRAYCRIFARCGLKYLPVEAESGPIGGDASHEFMIPAENGEDSIVYCEASGYAANMERADTGRPTPEIKTSADAGTMEKQATPGATSIEQVSQMLSCEPSQMIKTLIYQADDEPVAVLIRGDHEANEGKIRRALGATTVELADDKTIREVTGAPTGFAGPVGIKCKIIADHDIPLIANAITGANEADAHLVNVNVGRDYELETTYDLRNAAAGDPCPKSGEPLAIVHGIEVGHVFKLGTKYTEALDADFLDEKEKRHPIIMGCYGIGINRIIAGLAETKHDDKGLIWPLSIAPYEVLVIPLNIKDDEVMQTAERYYEELKAAGVDVLFDDRNARPGVKFNDADLIGIPYRVVIGGKGLKNGEIETKWRTADDAEMIALDAGITPILDALAARKAEEYKAANVPE